GCACGAGGGCCGGGTCTCCCTCGGCCCACTGATCAGCGAGGCGTTCGAGCGACCGAATGTCACGCTGGATGTCTATACCCTGACGTCCGAGTCGCTCGACACCCACATCAGGCTCCAGGCGGAGCGGATCCGGACCGGGGAGATCGCCCCGCAGCGGATCGGACTGCGCATGCTGCTGCCCTCCGAGTCCCTTGAGCTGCCCTATCCGCGCGCACTGGACCGGTCGGACGACCCGAGGCTGCGCGACCGGCTCCACGGCATCACGCGCCGGCACACCGCTTCACTCCGCAGGGAGCTGCGCCAGCTGCGCGCGGAGGGCCTTGTCCCGGCCGCCGACATCGAGATACGCCATGTGGCGCTCACGCCGGCCTTCAAGCTCTACCTGCTCAACGGAACCGAAGCGTTGCACGGGCCGTATGAAGTCATTGAGCGGCCCATCGTGCTGGAGACCGGTGAGGAGATCGCGGCGCTCGACGTCCTCGGGCTCGGGGCGACGCTCACCCACTACGTGAAGGACGACGACGAGAACTCACGAGGCTCCGTCTTCGTGGACGCCTGGCAGGCGTGGTTCGACTCGGTGTGGGGCCGCCTCGCCGAGCCGGGCGGCTGACCCGTTCCTTCCTCGAACGCGTGACACCGGAGAGTGGCGTTTACGGCATTGAGACCCGGGACTGTTCTGCTCGACTCGTGGGTCGCCATCGGGGCCATTAAGGTGTGCATCACTTTCCGGCCCGTTGCGCGAGTATTCAGGAGAGGCCCGTGGGCGCATCTCACGCCCCGAGTTCTTGTCAGCGAGGAAGTTCCGACGAGGACATCTGGGATCGCTTCAGGCGGCAGGCGGCGCTGGAGGGCGAATCGCTCAGCAGTCACCACCACCGGAACTACGTAATTCCCCTGGCCAAACCGATGGCGCGGCGCCTGGGCCAGGCCCCGGGAACCCGGGTGACGGTGCGGGTGCGCAAGACCGAGGCGCTTCCCGTGGTGATCAGGACGTGGCAGGACGAGAAGGGCATCCTCGACGCCATCGGCGGCGTGCTGCCGAATGTTCCACAGTGCCTGTTCAAGCGGGCTGACCTGGCTATTCACAGTTACGTCGAGGGTGTGCCGCTCTCCAGCGTCTGCCCGAACGG
The DNA window shown above is from Streptomyces sp. NBC_01445 and carries:
- a CDS encoding winged helix-turn-helix domain-containing protein → MAGERRRDGGGREAWRVAETLRARMADGSYPLNSLLPPQRELADSFGVSRDTVQRALRELAGEGWIESRQGSGSRVIKTQRIQSYTAKASHEGRVSLGPLISEAFERPNVTLDVYTLTSESLDTHIRLQAERIRTGEIAPQRIGLRMLLPSESLELPYPRALDRSDDPRLRDRLHGITRRHTASLRRELRQLRAEGLVPAADIEIRHVALTPAFKLYLLNGTEALHGPYEVIERPIVLETGEEIAALDVLGLGATLTHYVKDDDENSRGSVFVDAWQAWFDSVWGRLAEPGG